A window from Gallus gallus isolate bGalGal1 chromosome 7, bGalGal1.mat.broiler.GRCg7b, whole genome shotgun sequence encodes these proteins:
- the LOC429032 gene encoding rac GTPase-activating protein 1 isoform X1, translating to MLRRRCGQLLAQLERARQLLELDGHLEEDFIRVVRSFEATRQWCCWLEKDGQRAREQLARAEAERAALEVKLKHARNQVEVEMKKRHRAEAELEKQERRMQLLLELLMQELRGSGEQCSILSTLAGWRVGTALAAGRRSSAVDESCQSLLSHSDISYDRTEDDVDVDVMVVRALKRKAQERQRLSLAPQVGPVVVAKRHRSSVAPSSTESIPPAPRPAEVLESARSPPPPVLVPRRCSRQGHRISTHAELTTVWGTSKDPGGHASAQESQTEGGSVGQPAPGSPHSPPPDLPSPQHHFSSKMVIRPEPCGACGSRLRFGRAALRCRQCQLLLHPKCRERCPGPCTARPRPQPWPREGVLADFAPPTAPLVPALVVQCVTEVETRGLAEAGLYRVPGAELLVREWKRRLLHGREAPSGVADIHVVCGVLKDFLRGLKEPLVTFGLHPAFLRAADIPDEAACSTALRHVVGKLPAANRDTLAFLMLHLLRVSRSPSCKMDVLNLSRVFGPTLVGHGSANPTPLVIMEDTPRQCKVVARLLALPSDFWRGFVGTEQDNPAPTPDPGGKCEPLFCPITAPEPHVGQLSPTRTCCLPGALRSCVGTATQAPQRAAPGKVGRFFPSPV from the exons ATGCTGCGGCGGCGCTGCGGTCAGCTGCTGGCCCAGCTGGAGCGGGCAcggcagctgctggagctggacGGCCACCTGGAGGAAG ACTTCATCCGCGTTGTGCGCAGCTTCGAGGCGACACGCcagtggtgctgctggctggagaAGGACGGGCAGCGTGCCCGGGAGCAGCTGGCCCGTGCTGAGGCTGAGCGGGCGGCGCTGGAAGTGAAGCTGAAGCACGCCCGCAACCAGGTGGAGGTGGAGATGAAGAAGCGGCACCGTGCAGAGGCTGAGCTGGAGAAGCAG GAGCGCAGGATGCAGCTGCTCCTTGAGCTGCTGATGCAGGAGCTGCGGGGCAGTGGGGAGCAGTGCTCCATTCTCAGCACCCTGGCTGGATGGCGTGTGGGGACAGCCCTGGCGGCAGGCAGGAG GTCGTCTGCGGTGGATGAGTCGTGCCAGTCCCTCCTGTCCCACTCAGACATCAGCTATGACCGCACTGAGGATGATGTG gatgTTGACGTGATGGTGGTGCGGGCTCTGAAGCGCAAGGCCCAGGAGAGACAG CGCCTGTCCCTGGCCCCTCAGGTTGGCCCCGTGGTTGTGGCGAAGCGGCACCGTTCTTCTGTGGCACCCTCCAGCACT GAGAGCATCCCCCCTGCACCCCGTCCTGCTGAGGTCCTGGAGTctgcccgcagccccccgcctCCTGTGCTGGTGCCGCGCCGCTGCTCGCGCCAGGGACACCGCATCTCCACACACGCAG agctgaccACAGTGTGGGGCACCAGCAAGGACCCGGGCGGCCATGCCTCGGCACAGGAGAGCCAGACTGAGGGCggctctgtggggcagccaGCGCCAGGCTCCCCTCACTCCCCTCCGCCCGACCTCCCGTCCCCCCAGCACCACTTCTCCTCCAAAATG GTCATCCGCCCAGAGCCCTGCGGTGCCTGCGGCTCCCGCCTGCGCTTCGGGAGGGCCGCTCTCAGGTGCCGccagtgccagctgctgctgcaccccaAGTGCCGGGAGCGCTGCCCTGGGCCCTGCACCGCCCGGCCTCGCCCACAGCCCTGGCCCCGCGAG GGTGTGCTGGCCGACTTCGCCCCCCCGACTGCCCCGCTGGTCCCTGCGCTGGTGGTGCAGTGCGTGACCGAGGTGGAGACACGAGGCCTGGCCGAG GCCGGGCTGTACCGGGTACCAGGCGCGGAGCTGCTGGTGCGGGAGTGGAAGCGGCGGCTGCTGCACGGCAGGGAGGCCCCGAGCGGCGTGGCCGACATCCACGTGGTGTGCGGCGTGCTCAAAGACTTCCTGCGGGGCCTCAAGGAGCCGCTGGTCACCTTCGGTCTGCACCCAGCCTTCCTGCGGGCCGCTG ACATCCCCGACgaggctgcctgcagcactgccctgcgGCACGTGGTGGGCAAACTGCCCGCCGCCAACAGGGACACGCTGGCCTTCCTCATGCTGCACCTGCTCAG GGTGTCGCGCAGCCCCAGCTGCAAGATGGACGTCCTCAACCTGTCCCGTGTCTTCGGCCCCACGCTGGTTGGGCACGGCTCTGCCAACCCCACGCCGCTCGTCATCATGGAGGACACGCCGCGGCAGTGCAAG GTGGTGGCTCGGCTCCTGGCACTGCCGTCTGACTTCTGGAGGGGCTTCGTGGGGACAGAACAAGACAACCCAGCGCCAACACCGGACCCAGGAGGCAAATGTG AGCCGCTCTTCTGCCCCATCACCGCCCCGGAGCCACACGTGGGGCAGCTGAGCCCCACCAGGACgtgctgcctgcctggtgcCCTGCGGAGCTGCGTGGGCACAGCCACCCAGGCACC GCAGAGGGCAGCTCCTGGGAAGGTGGGGCGGTTCTTCCCCTCTCCAGTGTAG
- the LOC429032 gene encoding rac GTPase-activating protein 1 isoform X2, whose amino-acid sequence MLRRRCGQLLAQLERARQLLELDGHLEEDFIRVVRSFEATRQWCCWLEKDGQRAREQLARAEAERAALEVKLKHARNQVEVEMKKRHRAEAELEKQERRMQLLLELLMQELRGSGEQCSILSTLAGWRVGTALAAGRRSSAVDESCQSLLSHSDISYDRTEDDVDVDVMVVRALKRKAQERQRLSLAPQVGPVVVAKRHRSSVAPSSTESIPPAPRPAEVLESARSPPPPVLVPRRCSRQGHRISTHAELTTVWGTSKDPGGHASAQESQTEGGSVGQPAPGSPHSPPPDLPSPQHHFSSKMVIRPEPCGACGSRLRFGRAALRCRQCQLLLHPKCRERCPGPCTARPRPQPWPREGVLADFAPPTAPLVPALVVQCVTEVETRGLAEAGLYRVPGAELLVREWKRRLLHGREAPSGVADIHVVCGVLKDFLRGLKEPLVTFGLHPAFLRAADIPDEAACSTALRHVVGKLPAANRDTLAFLMLHLLSPSCKMDVLNLSRVFGPTLVGHGSANPTPLVIMEDTPRQCKVVARLLALPSDFWRGFVGTEQDNPAPTPDPGGKCEPLFCPITAPEPHVGQLSPTRTCCLPGALRSCVGTATQAPQRAAPGKVGRFFPSPV is encoded by the exons ATGCTGCGGCGGCGCTGCGGTCAGCTGCTGGCCCAGCTGGAGCGGGCAcggcagctgctggagctggacGGCCACCTGGAGGAAG ACTTCATCCGCGTTGTGCGCAGCTTCGAGGCGACACGCcagtggtgctgctggctggagaAGGACGGGCAGCGTGCCCGGGAGCAGCTGGCCCGTGCTGAGGCTGAGCGGGCGGCGCTGGAAGTGAAGCTGAAGCACGCCCGCAACCAGGTGGAGGTGGAGATGAAGAAGCGGCACCGTGCAGAGGCTGAGCTGGAGAAGCAG GAGCGCAGGATGCAGCTGCTCCTTGAGCTGCTGATGCAGGAGCTGCGGGGCAGTGGGGAGCAGTGCTCCATTCTCAGCACCCTGGCTGGATGGCGTGTGGGGACAGCCCTGGCGGCAGGCAGGAG GTCGTCTGCGGTGGATGAGTCGTGCCAGTCCCTCCTGTCCCACTCAGACATCAGCTATGACCGCACTGAGGATGATGTG gatgTTGACGTGATGGTGGTGCGGGCTCTGAAGCGCAAGGCCCAGGAGAGACAG CGCCTGTCCCTGGCCCCTCAGGTTGGCCCCGTGGTTGTGGCGAAGCGGCACCGTTCTTCTGTGGCACCCTCCAGCACT GAGAGCATCCCCCCTGCACCCCGTCCTGCTGAGGTCCTGGAGTctgcccgcagccccccgcctCCTGTGCTGGTGCCGCGCCGCTGCTCGCGCCAGGGACACCGCATCTCCACACACGCAG agctgaccACAGTGTGGGGCACCAGCAAGGACCCGGGCGGCCATGCCTCGGCACAGGAGAGCCAGACTGAGGGCggctctgtggggcagccaGCGCCAGGCTCCCCTCACTCCCCTCCGCCCGACCTCCCGTCCCCCCAGCACCACTTCTCCTCCAAAATG GTCATCCGCCCAGAGCCCTGCGGTGCCTGCGGCTCCCGCCTGCGCTTCGGGAGGGCCGCTCTCAGGTGCCGccagtgccagctgctgctgcaccccaAGTGCCGGGAGCGCTGCCCTGGGCCCTGCACCGCCCGGCCTCGCCCACAGCCCTGGCCCCGCGAG GGTGTGCTGGCCGACTTCGCCCCCCCGACTGCCCCGCTGGTCCCTGCGCTGGTGGTGCAGTGCGTGACCGAGGTGGAGACACGAGGCCTGGCCGAG GCCGGGCTGTACCGGGTACCAGGCGCGGAGCTGCTGGTGCGGGAGTGGAAGCGGCGGCTGCTGCACGGCAGGGAGGCCCCGAGCGGCGTGGCCGACATCCACGTGGTGTGCGGCGTGCTCAAAGACTTCCTGCGGGGCCTCAAGGAGCCGCTGGTCACCTTCGGTCTGCACCCAGCCTTCCTGCGGGCCGCTG ACATCCCCGACgaggctgcctgcagcactgccctgcgGCACGTGGTGGGCAAACTGCCCGCCGCCAACAGGGACACGCTGGCCTTCCTCATGCTGCACCTGCTCAG CCCCAGCTGCAAGATGGACGTCCTCAACCTGTCCCGTGTCTTCGGCCCCACGCTGGTTGGGCACGGCTCTGCCAACCCCACGCCGCTCGTCATCATGGAGGACACGCCGCGGCAGTGCAAG GTGGTGGCTCGGCTCCTGGCACTGCCGTCTGACTTCTGGAGGGGCTTCGTGGGGACAGAACAAGACAACCCAGCGCCAACACCGGACCCAGGAGGCAAATGTG AGCCGCTCTTCTGCCCCATCACCGCCCCGGAGCCACACGTGGGGCAGCTGAGCCCCACCAGGACgtgctgcctgcctggtgcCCTGCGGAGCTGCGTGGGCACAGCCACCCAGGCACC GCAGAGGGCAGCTCCTGGGAAGGTGGGGCGGTTCTTCCCCTCTCCAGTGTAG